A portion of the Oncorhynchus gorbuscha isolate QuinsamMale2020 ecotype Even-year linkage group LG07, OgorEven_v1.0, whole genome shotgun sequence genome contains these proteins:
- the eloal gene encoding elongin A, like, translating to MDALDVSKKVLQLKLQLKETTESKKVLKILKKLRELDITLDILAETGIGKAVNSLRKHGDAGEAVRLLVSHWKKLVPKETLSHTEDASQSKLLVTDAEIQNRSKEACSKIEDRSQNTSEDERLKTDADNQDDPTSRGVHLKTDEKNKGTSEKEHLKTDRNEESLETEYKNQGTSKDEHLKTEDKNQGTAEMSHLQEVDEDSSELKNDHFKSEKENKRTWKKDKDEGKKQKGTRECLMVTGKKSRNSEDENVVLPNTTFSSKSNHKKAKSISREESNNNSDNGGKCGIRRDSNRKTLPCPKPSSDESSKSKPDRKWTVIDKSNDQDNKKVSDSLGCNGERRKPSERNQVCHEDKKTKQEGKSKTKEKMAIEDKPNGDDVELPSMSFESFLSYDINTPKRKKKSDSKKTPKKLKTVEKEVKVVKTPSTKTNKPLPAATADFSLPKKAMKGSVMDLLNIPLPTFLPEYDEISNFNYYDRKMEEKSKVLVSEGPVFTGQRLNRKMQVYSGAKSAFLPTMMSLYQQCIRALQNNIDLLYEIGGVPFEILEPVLERCTPDQLFRIEECNPMYVGLTDHLWEKHCQRDFRNAHLEEYESWREMHMRLSEERERKLQRLTKTIVSAHSGKPKGRQVKMAFINSVAKPPRNVRIQQEIHGTARHPRIQQENNGPTGVVLPPHPLDRPSVKAQENRARPCYVEPPRPSTTVSGTSQGQDSRKKTRVAPMMAKSLKAFKTMGRR from the exons ATGGACGCACTTGACGTGTCGAAGAAAGTGCTGCAGTTAAAACTTCAGCTCAAAGAAACGACAGAATCAAAGAAG GTCCTGAAAATCTTAAAGAAACTAAGGGAGTTGGATATAACCCTAGACATTCTTGCA GAGACTGGAATCGGCAAAGCTGTGAACTCTTTGCGCAAGCATGGGGATGCAGGAGAAGCTGTTAGGCTATTGGTCAGTCACTGGAAGAAATTGGTTCCTAAAGAAACCTTGAG CCATACAGAGGACGCTTCGCAGAGCAAGCTTTTGGTAACCGATGCAGAGATTCAAAACCGTTCAAAAGAGGCATGCTCAAAAATAGAGGACCGAAGTCAAAATACTTCAGAAGATGAGCGTTTAAAAACCGATGCGGACAACCAAGATGATCCTACTTCAAGAGGGGTGCATTTGAAAACTGATGAGAAAAACAAAGGCACTTCAGAAAAAGAGCATTTGAAAACTGACAGAAATGAAGAAAGTTTggaaactgaatacaaaaaccAAGGTACTTCCAAAGATGAGCATTTGAAAACTGAAGACAAAAACCAAGGTACTGCAGAGATGTCTCATTTACAGGAAGTAGATGAAGACTCAAGTGAATTGAAAAATGATCATTTTAAAAGTGAGAAGGAAAACAAGCGTACTTGGAAGAAGGACAaggatgaggggaaaaaacagaaGGGGACACGAGAGTGTTTAATGGTTACTGGAAAAAAAAGTAGAAATTCTGAAGATGAAAATGTTGTGCTGCCAAACACAACATTTTCATCTAAGAGCAACCACAAGAAAGCCAAGTCGATTTCCAGGGAAGAATCTAACAACAATTCAGATAACGGAGGGAAATGTGGGATAAGGAGAGACTCCAATAGAAAAACACTGCCGTGTCCTAAACCATCCAGCGACGAGTCATCAAAATCTAAACCTGATAGAAAATGGACAGTTATTGACAAATCCAATGACCAAGACAACAAAAAAGTGAGTGACTCCCTAGGTTGTAATGGAGAGAGGCGGAAACCAAGTGAAAGAAATCAAGTCTGCCATGAAGACAAAAAGACTAAACAAGAGGGAAAATCAAAGACCAAAGAGAAAATGGCGATTGAGGACAAGCCGAATGGCGACGACGTCGAGTTGCCCTCCATGTCTTTTGAGTCTTTCTTGAGCTATGACATCAACACGCCTAAGAGGAAGAAAAAATCTGACAGTAAAAAAACACCTAAGAAACTTAAGACTGTTGAAAAAGAAGTAAAGGTTGTGAAGACACCCAGCACGAAAACCAATAAGCCGTTACCTGCGGCGACTGCAGATTTTTCACTGCCTAAAAAG GCAATGAAGGGGTCTGTGATGGACTTGCTTAATATTCCATTGCCAACATTTCTACCCGAATATGACGAGATCTCCAACTTCAACTACTACGACAGGAAAA TGGAAGAGAAATCTAAAGTCTTGGTCTCTGAGGGCCCGGTCTTCACTGGTCAAAGACTCAACCGGAAGATGCAGGTCTATTCTGGTGCAAAGTCCGCCTTTCTCCCAACCATGATGTCCTTGTACCAGCAATGTATCCGGGCACTGCAGAACAACATTGACT TGCTCTATGAGATCGGAGGGGTCCCATTTGAAATCCTTGAGCCAGTACTAGAGCGCTGTACACCCGATCAGCTGTTTCGTATTGAAGAGTGCAACCCG ATGTATGTTGGATTGACTGATCACTTATGGGAGAAGCACTGTCAGCGGGACTTCAGGAATGCCCATCTAGAGGAGTACGAGTCCTGGAGAGAGATGCATATGAGGCTATctgaggaaagggagaggaagctCCAAAGACTGACTAAAACCATAGTCTCTGCCCATTCAGGAAAACCCAAAG GCCGGCAGGTGAAAATGGCGTTTATTAACTCTGTTGCCAAGCCGCCTAGAAATGTGAGAATTCAGCAAGAGATCCATGGAACTGCAAGACATCCACGAATCCAGCAGGAGAACAATGGACCTACTGGTGTTGTACTGCCGCCTCACCCACTGGACAGGCCCAG
- the klhl31 gene encoding kelch-like protein 31 — protein MAPKKNKTAKKNKGDNNEITIMVEDSPIKNINGLNTLLEGGNSFTCISSEVTDPVYAPNLLEGLCTMRQDSFLCDLTVSTKSKSFDVHKVVMASCSEYIQNILKKDSALTKIDLNDLSPTGLATAITYAYSGKLTLSLYSIGSTIAAAMLLKINTLVKMCSDFLMQELSVENCMYVANIADTYGLKDTKEAAQKFMRGNFIEFSEMEQFRKLTYEQINDFLSDDSLQLPSEITAFQIAMKWLDFDEKRLKYAPDLLTNIRFGTISAMDLVNHVQNVPRMMQDPECHRLLVDAMNYHLLPYQQNILQSRRTKVRGGLRVMLTVGGRPALAEKSLSKEVLYRDEDDVWNRLTEMPAKSFNQCVAVLDGFLYVAGGEDQNDARNQAKHAVSNFCRYDPRFNTWIHLTNMIQKRTHFSLNTFNGLLFAIGGRNSDGCQASMECYVPSSNQWQMKTPMEIPRCCHASSVIDGKILVSGGYINNAYSRAVCSYNPSTDMWQDKNSLSSPRGWHSAATVGDRAYVIGGSQLGGRGERVDVLAVECFNPHNGQWSYSAPLNTGVSTAGIVSMNNKIYLLGGWNEIEKRYKKCIQVYNPDLNVWTEDDELPEATVGISCCVVTIPTRKTRESRASSVSSAPVSI, from the exons ATGGCACCCAAAAAAAACAAGACTGCCAAAAAGAACAAAGGGGATAACAATGAAATTACTATAATGGTCGAGGACAGCCCGATCAAAAACATTAACGGGCTGAACACCTTGTTGGAGGGAGGAAACAGCTTCACCTGCATCTCAAGTGAAGTCACTGACCCTGTCTATGCTCCTAACCTCCTGGAAGGTCTTTGTACCATGAGGCAGGACAGTTTCCTCTGCGACCTGACCGTCTCCACAAAGTCAAAGTCCTTTGATGTCCATAAAGTTGTCATGGCCTCCTGCAGTGAGTACATTCAGAATATCCTGAAGAAGGATTCCGCCCTCACGAAGATCGACTTGAATGACCTTTCACCCACAGGCCTGGCCACTGCCATCACATACGCCTACTCAGGTAAACTAACCCTGTCATTGTACAGCATTGGCAGCACCATTGCAGCAGCCATGTTGTTGAAGATCAATACCCTGGTGAAGATGTGCAGCGACTTCCTTATGCAGGAGCTCAGCGTGGAGAACTGCATGTACGTGGCCAACATTGCCGACACCTACGGCCTCAAAGACACCAAAGAAGCCGCCCAGAAGTTCATGAGGGGGAATTTTATCGAGTTCTCTGAGATGGAACAGTTCCGGAAGCTCACCTACGAGCAGATCAATGACTTCCTCAGTGATGATTCCCTGCAATTGCCCTCGGAGATTACAGCCTTCCAGATAGCCATGAAGTGGTTGGACTTCGATGAGAAGAGACTGAAATACGCCCCAGATCTTCTGACCAACATTCGCTTTGGCACCATCTCAGCTATGGACCTGGTCAATCATGTCCAGAATGTGCCCAGAATGATGCAGGACCCCGAGTGCCATCGTCTCCTGGTGGACGCCATGAATTACCACCTGTTGCCTTACCAGCAGAACATTTTGCAGTCCCGCAGAACAAAGGTACGTGGTGGCCTCCGTGTCATGCTGACAGTGGGTGGACGACCAGCTTTGGCGGAAAAATCTCTCAGCAAAGAGGTTCTCTACAGGGATGAGGATGACGTATGGAATAGGCTGACAGAGATGCCAGCCAAGAGCTTCAATCAGTGTGTGGCAGTCCTGGATGGCTTCCTTTATGTTGCTGGTGGTGAAGACCAGAATGATGCCAGGAACCAGGCGAAACATGCTGTCAGCAACTTCTGCAG GTATGATCCTCGATTCAACACCTGGATTCATTTGACCAACATGATCCAGAAGCGCACCCACTTCAGTCTCAACACCTTCAATGGTCTCTTGTTCGCTATTGGAGGTCGTAACTCTGATGGATGCCAAGCTTCAATGGAGTGTTACGTGCCTTCCTCCAACCAATGGCAGATGAAAACCCCCATGGAGATCCCCCGGTGCTGCCACGCCAGCTCTGTCATTGATGGCAAGATCCTTGTTAGTGGTGGTTACATCAACAATGCGTACTCCAGGGCTGTGTGCAGCTATAACCCTTCCACTGATATGTGGCAGGATAAGAACAGTTTGAGCTCCCCTAGAGGCTGGCATTCCGCTGCTACAGTCGGAGACCGGGCTTATGTGATTGGTGGCAGCCAGCTGGGTGGTcgtggagagagggtggatgtCTTGGCTGTTGAGTGTTTCAACCCTCACAATGGACAGTGGAGCTACTCTGCCCCGCTAAACACAGGAGTGAGCACTGCTGGTATAGTCAGCATGAATAATAAGATCTATCTCCTTGGAGGCTGGAACGAGATTGAGAAGAGGTACAAGAAATGCATCCAGGTGTATAACCCTGACCTCAATGTATGGACTGAGGATGATGAGTTGCCAGAGGCTACAGTTGGCATCTCATGCTGTGTCGTTACCATACCCACACGCAAAACACGAGAGTCCAGGGCCAGCTCTGTTTCATCTGCACCAGTCAGCATATAG
- the gclc gene encoding glutamate--cysteine ligase catalytic subunit isoform X1 produces the protein MGLLSKGSPLNWEETKKYADHVRKHGIIQFLNIYNKVKERQKDVLLWGDEVEYMLIEMDEKNGKVRLVLNGGEVLETLQDKGEKTNPNHPTLWRPEYGSYMIEGTPGQPYGGTMSEFNTVEDNMGKRRREASSVLNKNETLATITSFPRLGCPGFTQPEYKPTPVEKGVSKSLFFPDEAINQHPRFSTLTRNIRHRRGEKVVINVPIFKDKCTPSPFVEKFPEDDGEAARAALPDHIYMDAMGFGMGNCCLQVTFQACSIEEARYLYDQLATFCPIMMALSAASPFYRGYVSDIDCRWGVISASVDDRTGEERGLEPLKTNKFRILKSRYDSIDSYLSSCGDRYNDIDLTIDEEINKQLLDAGIDKLLAQHIAHLFIRDPLSLFEEKIYLDDENESDHFENLQSTNWQTMRFKPPPPNSDIGWRVEFRPMEVQLTDFENSAFVVFIVLLTRVILSYKLDFLIALSKVDENMKVAQKRNAVQEGMFYFRKDIYKGCNPALDSSTSAAQNGLDSEGDNEYTLMSIDTIINGKEGIFQGLIPILNCYLENMEVDVDTRCTILNYLKLIKRRASGELMTMAKWMREFVDKHPQYKQDSVITDRINYDLLRKCDSITKGEERCPELIGDPVNRGK, from the exons ATGGGCTTGCTGTCAAAAGGGTCACCGCTCAACTGGGAAGAAACCAAAAAGTATGCAGACCATGTTCGGAAACATGGCATCATTCAGTTTCTCAACATCTATAACAAGGTGAAAGAACGACAGAAAGATGTCTTATTATGGGGCGATGAG GTGGAATACATGTTGATCGAAATGGATGAGAAAAATGGAAAGGTACGTCTTGTTCTCAATGGTGGGGAGGTTTTGGAAACCCTTCAAGACAAAGGAGAAAAGACCAACCCCAA CCATCCTACCCTTTGGAGGCCAGAGTATGGCAGCTACATGATCGAAGGGACTCCGGGGCAGCCCTATGGTGGGACGATGTCAGAGTTCAACACAGTGGAGGACAACATGGGGAAGCGAAGGCGAGAGGCCTCATCTGTGCTGAATAAGAATGAAACGCTTGCCACCATTACGTCATTCCCAAG GTTAGGCTGCCCAGGCTTCACACAGCCAGAATACAAGCCAACACCTGTTGAAAAGGGAGTGTCAAAATCACTGTTCTTCCCAGATGAAGCCATAAACCAACACCCAAGATTCAG CACCCTGACCAGAAACATTCGtcacagaagaggagagaaggtggtgatCAACGTACCCA TCTTTAAAGACAAATGCACCCCATCTCCATTTGTGGAGAAGTTTCCGGAAGACGATGGGGAGGCTGCCAGGGCAGCTCTACCTGATCACATCTACATGGATGCCATGGGATTTGGAATGGGCAACTGCTGTCTTCAG GTGACATTCCAAGCTTGCAGCATTGAAGAGGCGAGGTACCTTTATGACCAACTAGCAACATTCTGCCCTATAATG ATGGCCCTCAGTGCTGCTTCGCCGTTCTACAGAGGCTATGTGTCAGACATTGATTGTCGCTGGGGAGTTATTTCTGCCTCGGTAGATGACAGGACTGGGGAAGAGAGGGGGCTGGAG cctTTGAAAACCAACAAATTTCGAATCTTGAAATCCAGATATGATTCAATCGACAGCTACCTCTCCAGCTGTGGCGATAGGTACAATGACATAGATCTGACAATAGACGAGGAGATCAACAAACAGCTGTTGGATGCAG GGATCGACAAACTGCTGGCCCAACACATAGCCCATCTCTTCATTCGGGATCCGCTCTCACTATTTGAAGAGAAAATTTACTTGGATGATGAAAACGAGTCTGATCACTTTGAG AATCTGCAGTCAACCAATTGGCAGACAATGAGGTTCAAACCTCCTCCTCCAAACTCGGACATCGGATGGCGAGTTGAGTTCCGTCCCATGGAG GTGCAACTTACCGATTTTGAAAACTCTGCATTCGTTGTTTTCATCGTCCTGCTCACCAGGGTTATACTGTCCTATAAACTGGACTTTCTCATCGCCTTGTCAAAG GTTGACGAAAACATGAAAGTTGCCCAGAAAAGAAATGCAGTCCAAGAGGGCATGTTTTACTTCCGGAAGGACATCTATAAAG GCTGCAACCCTGCCCTCGATAGCTCCACATCGGCTGCCCAGAATGGCTTGGACAGTGAGGGTGACAATGAGTACACACTGATGAGCATTGACACAATCATCAATGGAAAG GAAGGAATTTTTCAAGGGTTGATACCAATCCTCAACTGCTACCTAGAAAACATGGAGGTGGATGTTGATACAAGATGCACCATCCTGAACTACCTGAAGCTCATCAAGAGACGTGCCTCCG GTGAACTGATGACCATGGCTAAATGGATGAGGGAGTTTGTGGACAAGCACCCCCAATACAAGCAAGACAGTGTCATAACTGACAGAATCAACTACGACCTACTCCGCAAGTGTGACAGCATCACAAAAGGAGAGGAGCGATGCCCAGAACTTATTGGTGACCCAGTCAATCGGGGCAAATGA
- the gclc gene encoding glutamate--cysteine ligase catalytic subunit isoform X3, translated as MGLLSKGSPLNWEETKKYADHVRKHGIIQFLNIYNKVKERQKDVLLWGDEVEYMLIEMDEKNGKVRLVLNGGEVLETLQDKGEKTNPNHPTLWRPEYGSYMIEGTPGQPYGGTMSEFNTVEDNMGKRRREASSVLNKNETLATITSFPRLGCPGFTQPEYKPTPVEKGVSKSLFFPDEAINQHPRFSTLTRNIRHRRGEKVVINVPIFKDKCTPSPFVEKFPEDDGEAARAALPDHIYMDAMGFGMGNCCLQVTFQACSIEEARYLYDQLATFCPIMMALSAASPFYRGYVSDIDCRWGVISASVDDRTGEERGLEPLKTNKFRILKSRYDSIDSYLSSCGDRYNDIDLTIDEEINKQLLDAGIDKLLAQHIAHLFIRDPLSLFEEKIYLDDENESDHFENLQSTNWQTMRFKPPPPNSDIGWRVEFRPMEVQLTDFENSAFVVFIVLLTRVILSYKLDFLIALSKVDENMKVAQKRNAVQEGMFYFRKDIYKGCNPALDSSTSAAQNGLDSEGDNEYTLMSIDTIINGKVLIKDAV; from the exons ATGGGCTTGCTGTCAAAAGGGTCACCGCTCAACTGGGAAGAAACCAAAAAGTATGCAGACCATGTTCGGAAACATGGCATCATTCAGTTTCTCAACATCTATAACAAGGTGAAAGAACGACAGAAAGATGTCTTATTATGGGGCGATGAG GTGGAATACATGTTGATCGAAATGGATGAGAAAAATGGAAAGGTACGTCTTGTTCTCAATGGTGGGGAGGTTTTGGAAACCCTTCAAGACAAAGGAGAAAAGACCAACCCCAA CCATCCTACCCTTTGGAGGCCAGAGTATGGCAGCTACATGATCGAAGGGACTCCGGGGCAGCCCTATGGTGGGACGATGTCAGAGTTCAACACAGTGGAGGACAACATGGGGAAGCGAAGGCGAGAGGCCTCATCTGTGCTGAATAAGAATGAAACGCTTGCCACCATTACGTCATTCCCAAG GTTAGGCTGCCCAGGCTTCACACAGCCAGAATACAAGCCAACACCTGTTGAAAAGGGAGTGTCAAAATCACTGTTCTTCCCAGATGAAGCCATAAACCAACACCCAAGATTCAG CACCCTGACCAGAAACATTCGtcacagaagaggagagaaggtggtgatCAACGTACCCA TCTTTAAAGACAAATGCACCCCATCTCCATTTGTGGAGAAGTTTCCGGAAGACGATGGGGAGGCTGCCAGGGCAGCTCTACCTGATCACATCTACATGGATGCCATGGGATTTGGAATGGGCAACTGCTGTCTTCAG GTGACATTCCAAGCTTGCAGCATTGAAGAGGCGAGGTACCTTTATGACCAACTAGCAACATTCTGCCCTATAATG ATGGCCCTCAGTGCTGCTTCGCCGTTCTACAGAGGCTATGTGTCAGACATTGATTGTCGCTGGGGAGTTATTTCTGCCTCGGTAGATGACAGGACTGGGGAAGAGAGGGGGCTGGAG cctTTGAAAACCAACAAATTTCGAATCTTGAAATCCAGATATGATTCAATCGACAGCTACCTCTCCAGCTGTGGCGATAGGTACAATGACATAGATCTGACAATAGACGAGGAGATCAACAAACAGCTGTTGGATGCAG GGATCGACAAACTGCTGGCCCAACACATAGCCCATCTCTTCATTCGGGATCCGCTCTCACTATTTGAAGAGAAAATTTACTTGGATGATGAAAACGAGTCTGATCACTTTGAG AATCTGCAGTCAACCAATTGGCAGACAATGAGGTTCAAACCTCCTCCTCCAAACTCGGACATCGGATGGCGAGTTGAGTTCCGTCCCATGGAG GTGCAACTTACCGATTTTGAAAACTCTGCATTCGTTGTTTTCATCGTCCTGCTCACCAGGGTTATACTGTCCTATAAACTGGACTTTCTCATCGCCTTGTCAAAG GTTGACGAAAACATGAAAGTTGCCCAGAAAAGAAATGCAGTCCAAGAGGGCATGTTTTACTTCCGGAAGGACATCTATAAAG GCTGCAACCCTGCCCTCGATAGCTCCACATCGGCTGCCCAGAATGGCTTGGACAGTGAGGGTGACAATGAGTACACACTGATGAGCATTGACACAATCATCAATGGAAAGGTGCTTATTAAAGATGCGGTATAA
- the gclc gene encoding glutamate--cysteine ligase catalytic subunit isoform X2, with translation MLIEMDEKNGKVRLVLNGGEVLETLQDKGEKTNPNHPTLWRPEYGSYMIEGTPGQPYGGTMSEFNTVEDNMGKRRREASSVLNKNETLATITSFPRLGCPGFTQPEYKPTPVEKGVSKSLFFPDEAINQHPRFSTLTRNIRHRRGEKVVINVPIFKDKCTPSPFVEKFPEDDGEAARAALPDHIYMDAMGFGMGNCCLQVTFQACSIEEARYLYDQLATFCPIMMALSAASPFYRGYVSDIDCRWGVISASVDDRTGEERGLEPLKTNKFRILKSRYDSIDSYLSSCGDRYNDIDLTIDEEINKQLLDAGIDKLLAQHIAHLFIRDPLSLFEEKIYLDDENESDHFENLQSTNWQTMRFKPPPPNSDIGWRVEFRPMEVQLTDFENSAFVVFIVLLTRVILSYKLDFLIALSKVDENMKVAQKRNAVQEGMFYFRKDIYKGCNPALDSSTSAAQNGLDSEGDNEYTLMSIDTIINGKEGIFQGLIPILNCYLENMEVDVDTRCTILNYLKLIKRRASGELMTMAKWMREFVDKHPQYKQDSVITDRINYDLLRKCDSITKGEERCPELIGDPVNRGK, from the exons ATGTTGATCGAAATGGATGAGAAAAATGGAAAGGTACGTCTTGTTCTCAATGGTGGGGAGGTTTTGGAAACCCTTCAAGACAAAGGAGAAAAGACCAACCCCAA CCATCCTACCCTTTGGAGGCCAGAGTATGGCAGCTACATGATCGAAGGGACTCCGGGGCAGCCCTATGGTGGGACGATGTCAGAGTTCAACACAGTGGAGGACAACATGGGGAAGCGAAGGCGAGAGGCCTCATCTGTGCTGAATAAGAATGAAACGCTTGCCACCATTACGTCATTCCCAAG GTTAGGCTGCCCAGGCTTCACACAGCCAGAATACAAGCCAACACCTGTTGAAAAGGGAGTGTCAAAATCACTGTTCTTCCCAGATGAAGCCATAAACCAACACCCAAGATTCAG CACCCTGACCAGAAACATTCGtcacagaagaggagagaaggtggtgatCAACGTACCCA TCTTTAAAGACAAATGCACCCCATCTCCATTTGTGGAGAAGTTTCCGGAAGACGATGGGGAGGCTGCCAGGGCAGCTCTACCTGATCACATCTACATGGATGCCATGGGATTTGGAATGGGCAACTGCTGTCTTCAG GTGACATTCCAAGCTTGCAGCATTGAAGAGGCGAGGTACCTTTATGACCAACTAGCAACATTCTGCCCTATAATG ATGGCCCTCAGTGCTGCTTCGCCGTTCTACAGAGGCTATGTGTCAGACATTGATTGTCGCTGGGGAGTTATTTCTGCCTCGGTAGATGACAGGACTGGGGAAGAGAGGGGGCTGGAG cctTTGAAAACCAACAAATTTCGAATCTTGAAATCCAGATATGATTCAATCGACAGCTACCTCTCCAGCTGTGGCGATAGGTACAATGACATAGATCTGACAATAGACGAGGAGATCAACAAACAGCTGTTGGATGCAG GGATCGACAAACTGCTGGCCCAACACATAGCCCATCTCTTCATTCGGGATCCGCTCTCACTATTTGAAGAGAAAATTTACTTGGATGATGAAAACGAGTCTGATCACTTTGAG AATCTGCAGTCAACCAATTGGCAGACAATGAGGTTCAAACCTCCTCCTCCAAACTCGGACATCGGATGGCGAGTTGAGTTCCGTCCCATGGAG GTGCAACTTACCGATTTTGAAAACTCTGCATTCGTTGTTTTCATCGTCCTGCTCACCAGGGTTATACTGTCCTATAAACTGGACTTTCTCATCGCCTTGTCAAAG GTTGACGAAAACATGAAAGTTGCCCAGAAAAGAAATGCAGTCCAAGAGGGCATGTTTTACTTCCGGAAGGACATCTATAAAG GCTGCAACCCTGCCCTCGATAGCTCCACATCGGCTGCCCAGAATGGCTTGGACAGTGAGGGTGACAATGAGTACACACTGATGAGCATTGACACAATCATCAATGGAAAG GAAGGAATTTTTCAAGGGTTGATACCAATCCTCAACTGCTACCTAGAAAACATGGAGGTGGATGTTGATACAAGATGCACCATCCTGAACTACCTGAAGCTCATCAAGAGACGTGCCTCCG GTGAACTGATGACCATGGCTAAATGGATGAGGGAGTTTGTGGACAAGCACCCCCAATACAAGCAAGACAGTGTCATAACTGACAGAATCAACTACGACCTACTCCGCAAGTGTGACAGCATCACAAAAGGAGAGGAGCGATGCCCAGAACTTATTGGTGACCCAGTCAATCGGGGCAAATGA